One Hordeum vulgare subsp. vulgare chromosome 4H, MorexV3_pseudomolecules_assembly, whole genome shotgun sequence DNA window includes the following coding sequences:
- the LOC123448857 gene encoding probable galacturonosyltransferase-like 7: MLWAARLSGFFSAAMLMVVLSPSLQSFPPAEAIRSSQFDSHVRFPGQIAGGARGLPFRRAPSFRNAADCGNGTGNVCDPSLVHIAITLDEGYLRGSVAAVHSVVQHAMCPESVFFHFLVSDPSLGDLVRAVFPQLRFKVYYFDPARVRGLISSSVRQALEEPLNYARNYLADLLEPCVRRVIYLDSDLVLVDDVAKLWRTDLGGRTVGAPEYCHANFTKYFTDRFWSEEQFAGTFEGRRPCYFNTGVMVLDLARWRHAGYTRRIERWMEIQKSPPGRIYELGSLPPFLLVFAGHVAAIEHRWNQHGLGGDNILGSCRDLHPGPVSLLHWSGSGKPWARLGGGRPCPLDALWAPFDLYGPAAVEPAR, encoded by the coding sequence ATGCTATGGGCAGCGCGCCTGTCCGGCTTCTTCTCCGCCGCCATGCTGATGGTGGTCTTGTCGCCGTCGCTGCAGTCCTTCCCGCCCGCCGAGGCCATCCGGTCGTCGCAGTTCGACAGCCACGTCCGCTTCCCCGGCCAGATCGCCGGGGGCGCGAGGGGCCTCCCCTTCCGCCGCGCGCCGTCCTTCCGCAATGCCGCCGACTGCGGCAACGGCACCGGCAATGTCTGCGACCCCTCGCTCGTCCACATCGCGATTACTCTGGATGAGGGCTACCTGAGGGGCTCGGTCGCCGCGGTCCATTCCGTGGTGCAGCACGCCATGTGCCCCGAGAGCGTCTTCTTCCACTTCCTCGTCTCTGACCCGAGCCTGGGCGACCTCGTCCGCGCCGTGTTCCCGCAGCTCCGGTTCAAAGTCTACTACTTCGACCCCGCGCGCGTCCGGGGGCTCATCTCGTCGTCGGTGCGGCAGGCGCTGGAGGAGCCGCTCAACTACGCCCGCAACTACCTCGCCGACCTCCTGGAGCCCTGCGTTCGCCGCGTCATCTACCTGGACTCGGACCTCGTGCTCGTCGACGACGTGGCCAAGCTCTGGCGCACGGACCTCGGCGGCCGCACCGTCGGCGCGCCCGAGTACTGCCACGCCAACTTCACCAAGTACTTCACCGACCGGTTCTGGTCGGAGGAGCAGTTCGCCGGGACGTTCGAGGGGAGGCGGCCGTGCTACTTCAACACAGGCGTCATGGTGCTCGACCTCGCGCGGTGGCGGCACGCGGGCTACACGCGCCGCATCGAACGGTGGATGGAGATACAGAAGTCGCCACCCGGGCGCATCTACGAGCTGGGGTCGCTGCCGCCGTTCCTGCTGGTGTTCGCGGGGCACGTGGCGGCGATCGAGCACCGGTGGAACCAGCACGGCCTCGGCGGCGACAACATCCTGGGCAGCTGCCGTGACCTCCACCCGGGGCCGGTGAGCCTGCTGCATTGGTCGGGGTCCGGCAAGCCGTGGGCGCGGCTGGGCGGCGGGCGGCCGTGCCCGCTGGACGCGCTCTGGGCGCCGTTCGACCTCTACGGCCCCGCCGCCGTGGAGCCGGCCCGGTAA